A single genomic interval of Scylla paramamosain isolate STU-SP2022 chromosome 4, ASM3559412v1, whole genome shotgun sequence harbors:
- the LOC135100118 gene encoding uncharacterized protein LOC135100118 — translation MRHDTIRAFMISGNVQFSSEVEPVLGTWIVLSLTVILTELKKQIITHLSDLKAEFIRYFLDIDEKREAWKFIRNPFQYEVADVADEVQEEFLKLKFNSTGTEDFKDMDLETFWVKTFGPERIIVVSQYPRKLQAYLFLAFISRNYLTTGGLRNISFDRSVSLPRTSQLNNDSELR, via the exons ATGCGTCATGACACCATTCGAGCCTTTATGATCTCTGGAAATGTACAATTCAGCAGCGAAGTAGAGCCAGTTTTAGGAACTTGGATTGTGCTGTCGCTCACCGTAATCTTGACTGagttaaagaaacaaataatcaCTCATCTAAGTGACCTGAAAGCAGAATTCATCAGATACTTCCTAGATATAGATGAGAAGCGTGAGGCCTGGAAGTTCATCAGGAACCCATTTCAATATGAGGTAGCTGATGTTGCTGATGAAGTCCAGGAGGAGTTCCTCAAGTTGAAGTTCAACTCCACAGGTACAGAAGACTTCAAAGATATGGATTTGGAGACGTTCTGGGTCAA GACATTTGGTCCTGAAAGAATCATTGTTGTATCTCAATATCCAAGGAAATTACAAGCATATTTGTTTTTGGCCTTTATCAGTAGGAATTACCTCACCACTGGGGGTCTTCGGAACATTAGCTTTGACAG GTCAGTTTCTCTTCCTAGAACATCACAACTCAACAACGACTCTGAACTCAGATAG